Proteins encoded in a region of the Magallana gigas chromosome 8, xbMagGiga1.1, whole genome shotgun sequence genome:
- the LOC105339700 gene encoding centrosomal protein of 295 kDa isoform X9, protein MQVSMASPFCKRFVKNHVIAGFIEHGCDDDYSLIDTSMKAKKGRVRLSPNEEARLMKEETEKRRRLRLQQVREQSNLNAARIRQAVKQEKNKQLQKLASTLQNELEKEKDEKIRHLENQYENSLRSIGQGHREASEQVDVDEERYLMQQESNRRADSRYKQALEKQRREQMFQEYEQKYHIIARQTALETEKERAKNIASLPPPPKDPVLELQQPERKPVKMTDIDNFTTTHYHIKEEYAVDKAKSVEQGDARTAAEEEEIRTREMDLDKVRLHNDRLSRARVRHNNALEKELLSHDYNQILHDLSDLQRADRERRQKVVASIPKQVFEPPHRRLEDRDERQKNMEEAFEDMYMADTNYMGDLSLALDPHPPPDTPTATDSLEASVLTDDTPLHHPPVSRVPTILKDTSNVQKTQDDISVQRQPEKVLKKLMDRIKSQRQEWMSKSMQEVPEGAGTMDTKPNQSSPGKSIAPTLSEYSLSEQGSPGIENVEPVKVTQPAKLARQPLKQYSQGQPGQREPVKKQVQIQEPVFGGQNSRSVEEILEQQRQIEPLLDLMAIGTQAAEQKRQLEMKLLELNRRQQQLNTSVGENIFPGNDQEFVTANGVAYQQQQKMGGPSASSGHPQISRPSQPSYTSVSQSVQNGQYLNGAHPSSIGFQPTSKPSMVNGQTSLNGPMWAEPPQSIRSNVSSTSVSHSWVEPPSLSQYTIPSSSSLPSAQIAPPYSYPSAPPVVTVTTASFVQPQQSAGQSAMTRSQAPGMFITPSLPIPSTVSMSMPTQSQIQTEQMRKVKEYQQQLLLKHEQSKRVLAETRAEIERRRQELLQRFPQLEFKSPVDNTHPLNGHSEDVQGANEREPKLLTSKTLSPNRAAMTTLLSQLASNPYYSTRLSEPAEEHQPAETKAEDGSKNKFKKVRKSLPFDADDTLHETPGKPGRSQLYQPSPGSTTANDTTDLNDTTMSSSTERGSPALPGRKSGLSTMSESDLSLLSTAKERNDLFEQRQLELRRQLEAIQRQKEEILQRHQVVQRKLPSQQLSPPKDPYMDSEEDLTENELSDDQSPLADKQSQKLALPPNKKTTILGDHRPHELSTIQEVETSPSSARHSGLAASSRHSLSSTERSSLSRASTENYQQPPQIEAQPDRPIADTGYQTAPLEEVMARASEFTPGVLDRLKQRTNDVFYSQREDDSTDSYQQMNYTPDSLSTGPLEELNASSTMSTTPGSISMATPKSENFLGTQNHGLSTLQNESTDMSLRSSRSWADELLTFHKLQPERASLESNLKSVKESLDSNAGGNAPHKAPVDRSYNVVHMKQDKYSPDFVKVGSDMDLSQYPISETSDKSDHGGLSPAARLESELSQYPISSEVSPSSQDLGRNYRTSPQDRSGEPNQASLASTSESTSSYMDLKMDNSLLGTREFDFIGHSRVPVVADSSQGDSMSQEANSYNISGKVDYASTPNQRSEPLSAKRLSQISQYTTSPEETEIQAGSARFPQSEGQFRALSLQMDDSENQSPVHPPAFTKVSARGGLSRLSEVGESQTSDQSVKSDSNFLSKFPDESSLSQFTVTTTDQSSKDDLSLTQITVNTESPSKTMGSMTQFSFKSSPDVHAKTDSSLSQYSVDSPVAHNISDKSGKNTSSSTSQDEEDESYVAQKFANLDQLIQESRDLITKHKQLITKNKEVSPLSSGGVPSMLTTPEGQAGSAPDSFVRPQEESTGMESSMGLSLDNQQSYGENGSFQQLTMESGITDEPDLTLLSVTSDMTGQDPGDEISGEITHRSDGTSGGDSILSFEQHEQSMRSSPDRDVNDSYFQDLAVPRTNENNNAFRPVPAVQRDAGDENVFRAIPVMVSPTLSLSMKFSSSQDIKFNKPPVSWSTEPEGEGERGSSKPNRNSDQLISKVQEQKADLEKTATEAKQKVQKASGLNRALQPRGGNQGTGKAGNKSAKDTNKGAPMSLGQFLSSRKEGSSLMGKKSDSKPTPLPKPQRPGTGTTNGGTGMSKTLSSWKKSRGVKSTVPPPTKSSDLPSTSSKSFSSQKPVTSNSAEDRMYERNIRAYNPRLFRLQNRIAHQENQLSKSEEDKQKSSTHTEKVKEFQKKLQENMMKKQLMKKHQSK, encoded by the exons ATGCAG GTTTCAATGGCCTCACCTTTCTGTAAACGATTTGTAAAAAATCATGTGATAGCTGGATTTATTGAGCATGGCTGTGACGATGATTATTCATTGA TAGATACCAGCATGAAGGCAAAGAAGGGGAGAGTTCGACTGAGCCCCAATGAGGAGGCTCGGTTGATGAAGGAGGAGACGGAAAAAAGACGACGCCTTCGGCTTCAACAG GTGCGAGAGCAGTCCAATCTAAATGCTGCCAGAATTCGACAAGCTGTGAAACAGGAAAAGAACAAGCAGCTCCAAAAGTTGGCCTCCACACTTCAG AATGAACTTGAGAAAgagaaagatgaaaaaataagaCATCTGGAGAACCAGTATGAAAATAGTTTACGGAGTATAGGTCAAGGCCACAGAGAGGCCAGTGAACAG gTGGATGTGGATGAGGAGCGTTACCTTATGCAGCAGGAGTCAAACAGAAGAGCGGATAGTCGATACAAACAGGCTCTGGAAAAACAGCGGCGGGAACAGATGTTCCAGGAGTACGAGCAGAAGTACCACATCATAGCCAG gCAAACAGCTTTAGAAACAGAAAAGGAGAGGGCTAAGAATATCGCCTCCTTGCCTCCCCCTCCAAAAGATCCAGTGCTAGAACTTCAGCAGCCAGAAA GGAAGCCAGTGAAAATGACAGACATTGATAACTTCACTACCACCCACTATCACATCAAAGAAGAGTACGCAGTAGACAAAGCCAAGTCCGTAGAACAG GGTGATGCACGAACAGCTGCAGAAGAGGAGGAAATAAGAACGAGAGAAATGGATCTAGATAAGGTCCGTCTCCATAACGACCGACTATCCCGGGCCAGAGTTAGGCACAACAATGCCCTGGAGAAAGAGCTGTTATCTCAC GATTACAACCAGATTCTGCATGACCTCAGTGACCTTCAGAGAGCAGACAGAGAACGAAGACAAAAGGTCGTGGCCAGTATTCCG AAACAAGTGTTTGAACCTCCCCATCGACGACTGGAAGATCGAGATGAACGTCAGAAAAACATGGAGGAAGCCTTCGAGGATATGTACATGGCTGACACAA ATTACATGGGTGACCTGAGTCTGGCCCTGGATCCCCACCCTCCCCCTGACACTCCCACAGCCACGGATTCGTTGGAGGCCTCTGTGCTGACCGATGACACTCCCCTCCATCACCCCCCAGTGTCCAGGGTCCCCACCATCCTCAAGGACACATCCAACGTACAGAAAACACAGGACGACATCAGTGTACAGAGGCAGCCAG AGAAAGTTCTTAAGAAGCTCATGGACCGAATCAAGAGTCAGAGACAGGAATGGATGTCCAAGTCCATGCAGGAAGTTCCAGAAGGGGCGGGAACCATGGATACAAAGCCCAACCAGTCATCGCCGGGAAAGAGCattg CACCCACTCTTTCTGAATACTCTCTCTCTGAGCAAGGCTCACCTGGCATCGAGAATGTGGAACCAGTCAAGGTCACTCAACCAGCAAAGTTAGCACGACAACCATTGAAGCAGTATTCCCAGGGACAGCCTGGACAGAGAGAGCCAGTTAAAAAG cagGTACAAATCCAGGAGCCTGTGTTTGGTGGACAGAATTCTCGGTCAGTGGAGGAAATCTTGGAACAACAAAGGCAAATTGA ACCACTGTTAGATTTAATGGCCATTGGTACACAGGCAGC GGAACAAAAACGACAGTTAGAAATGAAACTACTGGAGTTAAACAGGAGACAGCAGCAACTTAACACATCAGtgggtgaaaatatttttcctgGAAATGATCAAGAATTCGTGACAGCAAATGGAGTTGCATACCAGCAGCAACAGAAAATGGGTGGACCGTCTGCTAGCAGTGGGCACCCCCAGATTAGTCGTCCCTCACAACCATCGTATACCTCTGTATCTCAGTCAGTTCAAAATGGACAGTATTTGAATGGAGCACACCCATCGTCAATAGGCTTTCAACCAACAAGTAAACCATCCATGGTAAATGGGCAGACATCTCTGAATGGGCCGATGTGGGCAGAACCTCCGCAGTCCATTCGCTCAAATGTCTCCAGTACATCTGTTTCTCACAGCTGGGTGGAGCCACCATCTCTCTCTCAGTACACCATTCCATCAAGTTCATCTTTACCTAGTGCTCAGATAGCCCCACCTTATTCATACCCCTCAGCACCTCCTGTGGTGACTGTTACAACTGCTTCCTTCGTCCAACCGCAACAGAGTGCTGGTCAGTCAGCCATGACCAGGTCACAAGCCCCGGGTATGTTTATCACCCCTTCACTGCCTATTCCTTCAACAGTCTCCATGTCAATGCCAACACAGTCACAGATACAGACAGAGCAAATGAGAAAAGTGAAGGAGTACCAACAACAGCTCTTGCTTAAGCATGAACAGAGCAAGCGAGTCCTTGCAGAAACCAGGGCAGAAATCGAGAGGCGGAGACAAGAATTACTGCAGAGGTTTCCACAGCTCGAGTTCAAGTCACCAGTTGATAACACTCATCCTCTAAATGGTCACAGTGAAGATGTTCAAGGGGCTAATGAAAGGGAACCCAAATTACTTACCTCTAAAACTTTATCCCCAAACAGAGCTGCCATGACTACACTTTTGTCCCAATTAGCCAGTAATCCTTACTATTCAACAAGATTGTCAGAACCTGCTGAAGAGCATCAACCTGCAGAAACCAAAGCAGAAGATGGCAgcaaaaataagtttaaaaaagtgAGAAAGTCCCTTCCATTTGATGCTGATGACACACTCCATGAGACACCTGGAAAACCAGGTAGATCTCAACTTTATCAACCCAGTCCAGGCTCAACAACTGCAAATGACACCACCGACTTGAATGATACCACAATGTCCTCATCAACAGAGAGAGGCAGTCCAGCATTGCCTGGGAGAAAATCTGGATTATCAACCATGTCTGAGTCGGATCTGTCTCTACTAAGCACTGCAAAGGAAAGAAATGACTTGTTTGAACAGAGACAGCTAGAGTTGCGGCGACAGTTGGAGGCCATACAAAGGCAAAAGGAGGAGATCCTACAGCGCCACCAAGTTGTTCAGAGAAAGCTACCATCACAACAATTGTCACCGCCAAAAGATCCATACATGGACTCGGAGG agGATTTAACTGAAAACGAGTTATCAGATGACCAGTCACCACTGGCTGATAAACAAAGTCAAAAGTTGGCACTGCCTCCAAATAAAAAGACTACAATACTTGGAGATCACAGGCCACATGAACTGAGTACCATCCAA GAAGTGGAAACTTCACCATCTAGTGCTAGACATTCTGGGTTGGCAGCATCCAGTCGCCATAGTCTTTCCTCCACAGAGAGGAGTTCCTTGTCTCGTGCGTCCACCGAGAACTATCAGCAGCCCCCTCAGATAGAGGCTCAGCCCGACAGACCAATAGCTGACACAGGGTACCAAACAGCACCCCTGGAGGAGGTGATGGCCCGGGCCTCAGAGTTCACCCCAGGCGTCCTGGACAGGCTGAAGCAGAGAACCAATGATGTGTTTTACAGTCAGAGGGAGGATGACTCGACAGATTCATATCAACAGATGAACTACACACCGGATTCTTTATCCACTG GTCCTCTAGAAGAATTGAATGCTTCTTCTACAATGTCCACCACTCCTGGTTCCATCTCCATGGCAACACCTAAATCAGAGAACTTCCTTGGAACACAGAATCATGGTCTATCAACCTTGCAGAATGAGAGCACTGATATGTCTCTTCGCAGTTCAAGATCTTGGGCTGACGAACTCTTGACATTCCACAAACTTCAACCTGAAAGAGCCTCACTggaatcaaatttaaaatctgtGAAAGAGTCGTTGGACAGTAATGCTGGGGGGAATGCACCTCACAAGGCCCCAGTGGATAGGAGTTATAATGTAGTTCACATGAAACAGGATAAATATTCTCCGGATTTCGTCAAAGTTGGTTCTGACATGGATCTGTCTCAGTACCCTATTTCGGAGACCAGTGATAAATCTGACCATGGTGGTTTGTCCCCTGCAGCGAGACTTGAGTCAGAATTATCCCAGTATCCAATCTCCTCTGAGGTGTCTCCAAGTAGTCAGGACCTTGGAAGAAACTACAGAACTTCTCCCCAGGACAGGAGTGGAGAACCGAATCAAGCAAGTCTGGCTTCCACATCTGAGAGCACCAGCAGTTATATGGATCTGAAGATGGACAACAGTCTCTTGGGGACCAGGGAATTTGACTTCATTGGACACAGTAGAGTTCCAGTTGTAGCTGACAGCAGTCAAGGGGATTCCATGTCACAAGAAGCCAACTCCTACAACATCAGTGGTAAAGTGGATTATGCGAGTACACCAAACCAGAGGTCTGAGCCTCTCTCTGCAAAGAGGCTTTCCCAAATCTCTCAATACACAACCTCTCCAGAAGAAACAGAGATTCAGGCAGGATCGGCCAGGTTTCCTCAGTCAGAGGGACAATTCCGAGCTCTTTCTCTCCAAATGGATGATTCGGAAAACCAGTCCCCTGTCCATCCCCCAGCTTTCACCAAAGTGTCTGCTCGTGGGGGTCTCTCTCGTCTGTCGGAGGTAGGAGAAAGCCAAACCTCAGACCAGAGTGTCAAATCTGACTCTAACTTTCTCTCCAAGTTTCCAGACGAATCCTCTCTCAGTCAGTTTACAGTGACTACCACAGACCAGTCCTCAAAGGACGACCTCTCCTTGACCCAGATAACGGTGAATACAGAATCTCCATCCAAAACAATGGGGTCAATGACCCAGTTTTCTTTTAAGTCAAGTCCTGATGTCCATGCTAAGACTGATTCCTCTTTGAGTCAGTACAGTGTGGATAGTCCTGTGGCCCATAACATTTCTGATAAATCAGGCAAAAACACCTCATCATCAACCAGCCAAGATGAGGAGGATGAAAGTTACGTTGCTCAAAAGTTTGCTAATTTAGACCAGCTGATACAGGAATCAAGAGACCTGATAACAAAGCATAAACAGCTTATTACAAAGAATAAGGAGGTGAGTCCTCTCAGTTCTGGGGGAGTCCCTAGTATGCTGACCACCCCAGAGGGTCAGGCTGGGTCGGCTCCAGACAGCTTTGTCAGACCGCAGGAGGAATCCACGGGAATGGAGAGCTCTATGGGGCTTAGTTTGGACAATCAGCAAAGCTATGGAGAGAATGGCAGTTTTCAACAG TTGACCATGGAAAGTGGTATCACTGATGAACCTGACCTGACCTTGCTGTCGGTGACCTCCGACATGACCGGTCAGGACCCTGGGGATGAAATCTCAGGGGAGATAACCCACCGATCGGACGGGACCAGCGGGGGAGACTCCATCTTGTCTTTCGAACAACATGAGCAGAGCATGAGAAGCTCACCAGACAGAGATGTTAATGACAGTTATTTCCAAGATCTAGCAG TACCCCGCACCAATGAGAACAACAACGCATTCCGGCCTGTCCCTGCTGTACAGAGGGATGCTGGGGATGAGAATGTTTTCCGTGCCATCCCAGTAATGGTGAGTCCCACCCTCTCCCTCTCTATGAAGTTCAGCAGCTCTCAAGACATAAAGTTCAACAAACCTCCCGTCTCTTGGTCTACAGAGCCCGAGGGGGAGGGGGAGAGAGGGTCATCAAAACCAAACCGGAATTCAGACCAACTCATTTCCAAGGTCCAGGAGCAGAAGGCAGATTTGGAGAAGACTGCTACTGAGGCTAAGCAGAAGGTACAGAAGGCCTCGGGCCTTAACCGGGCCCTGCAGCCCCGCGGCGGAAATCAGGGGACAGGGAAAGCAGGGAACAAATCGGCCAAAGACACCAACAAGGGAGCCCCCATGAGTTTAGGTCAGTTTTTGAGTTCTAGGAAGGAGGGTTCATCTTTGATGGGGAAGAAATCTGACAGCAAGCCTACTCCTCTGCCAAAGCCTCAGAGACCGGGGACAGGTACAACGAATGGTGGCACAGGCATGTCCAAGACTCTGTCTTCCTGGAAGAAAAGCAGAGGAGTCAAATCTACAG TTCCCCCACCCACCAAGTCCAGCGACCTGCCCTCAACGTCCTCTAAATCCTTCTCCTCCCAAAAACCGGTCACCTCCAACAGTGCAGAGGACAGGATGTATGAGCGCAACATCAG GGCATACAATCCTCGATTGTTTAGGTTACAAAATAGAATTGCCCACCAAGAGAACCAGTTGTCAAAATCAGAGGAAGACAAACAGAAATCCTCTACTCACACAGAAAAAGTCAAGGAGTTCCAAAAG aaaCTACAAGAAAACATGATGAAAAAGCAACTGATGAAGAAGCACCAATCTAAATAA